In the Enterococcus saigonensis genome, one interval contains:
- a CDS encoding MerR family transcriptional regulator, translated as MNISEVSKAVGVPQETLRYYEKIAILPKIDRSKGGLRKYKQSDLEWISFVKTMRTVGTPIDSLKEYYDCCNKGNISECKAFIEFQKNELELKRNEIETALTILNEKIKIYE; from the coding sequence ATGAATATATCAGAAGTAAGCAAAGCTGTGGGTGTTCCGCAAGAAACATTGAGATATTACGAAAAAATCGCAATACTTCCGAAGATTGATCGGTCAAAAGGGGGCTTACGTAAATATAAGCAAAGTGATTTAGAATGGATAAGCTTTGTAAAAACCATGCGCACTGTAGGAACTCCTATCGACTCTTTAAAGGAGTACTATGATTGTTGCAATAAGGGCAATATTTCAGAATGTAAAGCATTTATTGAATTTCAGAAGAATGAATTAGAGCTTAAAAGAAATGAAATTGAAACTGCTTTAACAATTTTAAATGAAAAAATCAAAATCTATGAATAA
- a CDS encoding carboxymuconolactone decarboxylase family protein: protein MAKKQTAGRDNLGEFAPKFAEINDDVLFGEVWSREDELSPKLRSMITISALLSGGNFEQLSAHLRLGKEHGITKDEVSEIITHLAFYCGWPKAWSAFNLAKEIYAD from the coding sequence ATGGCAAAAAAACAAACAGCTGGTAGAGATAATTTGGGTGAATTTGCTCCAAAATTTGCAGAAATTAATGATGACGTTCTTTTTGGTGAAGTATGGTCTCGAGAAGATGAGTTATCACCAAAACTAAGAAGCATGATTACCATTTCTGCTTTACTATCTGGCGGAAACTTTGAGCAGCTAAGCGCGCATTTAAGACTAGGAAAAGAACATGGAATTACTAAAGATGAAGTCTCTGAAATCATTACTCATCTAGCGTTTTATTGCGGATGGCCAAAAGCATGGAGTGCTTTTAATTTAGCTAAGGAAATATATGCAGATTAG
- a CDS encoding MFS transporter: MSKETLKKVSILAISFIVVSVGAIGGNIPEIAKSFPDVPMTMIENLVTIPALFIIPSVLLSNTIAKHLGYKNTVLLGLALVFFAGVAPALIESFPVIFIARCIFGFGIGMFNSLIVGFISYFYSGNERAKLIGFQSAFEGIGGMSITFLVGQLLRFGWQASFWVYALALPMLLLFALFVPDVSYDERINRNKKGVSGQKINENQNNTSLLGVIGYIALLFVGVNIYMSTNVKATALMSTLGYGDATDGSTIISVVGIGAMSAGFLFGKTLNLLKKYIVPVSFSFMGLALLIMGLSNSVLVTALGAILCGFSFRTFIPYLFNKVNSSPSINPGLATSLLLVGFNLGSAFSPYGIAIIERLNIFGSIRGVFYTEAIILFAFAIVGLVFISISSMKDRELNILNNEE, translated from the coding sequence ATGTCAAAAGAAACATTAAAAAAAGTATCTATTCTTGCAATATCATTTATTGTTGTATCGGTTGGAGCAATTGGGGGAAACATTCCTGAAATTGCTAAAAGCTTTCCCGATGTACCAATGACTATGATTGAAAATTTAGTTACGATACCAGCTTTATTCATTATTCCGTCTGTTCTATTGAGCAATACAATTGCAAAACATTTGGGATATAAAAATACAGTTCTGCTAGGATTAGCATTGGTATTTTTTGCTGGTGTAGCACCAGCCTTAATTGAAAGTTTCCCAGTTATCTTTATAGCTCGATGTATTTTTGGGTTCGGAATCGGTATGTTCAACTCGCTTATTGTTGGCTTTATTAGCTATTTTTATTCAGGAAATGAGCGCGCAAAACTAATTGGATTTCAAAGTGCATTTGAAGGAATTGGCGGGATGTCTATTACTTTTTTAGTAGGGCAATTGTTGAGATTTGGTTGGCAAGCTTCATTTTGGGTTTATGCATTAGCCCTTCCTATGTTACTACTATTTGCATTATTCGTTCCAGATGTTTCTTATGATGAAAGGATTAATCGAAATAAAAAAGGTGTTTCCGGTCAGAAAATCAATGAAAATCAGAATAATACAAGTTTACTAGGTGTCATTGGATATATTGCCTTGTTGTTTGTCGGTGTGAACATTTATATGAGTACAAATGTGAAAGCAACTGCTTTAATGTCTACTTTGGGATATGGGGACGCTACAGATGGAAGTACCATTATATCTGTAGTAGGTATTGGTGCGATGTCTGCTGGTTTTCTATTTGGAAAAACTTTAAACCTATTAAAAAAATATATTGTTCCTGTATCGTTCTCATTTATGGGTTTGGCCTTACTGATTATGGGGTTATCCAATAGCGTGCTTGTAACAGCTCTAGGTGCAATTCTGTGTGGATTTTCGTTCAGAACTTTTATTCCATATCTTTTTAATAAGGTAAATAGTTCACCGTCAATTAACCCTGGCTTGGCTACTTCCTTGCTGCTAGTTGGCTTCAATTTAGGCTCTGCCTTTTCGCCATACGGTATTGCTATAATCGAAAGACTGAATATTTTTGGTTCGATTAGAGGGGTCTTTTATACGGAGGCTATTATCCTTTTTGCATTTGCAATTGTTGGACTAGTTTTTATTTCAATTAGTAGTATGAAAGATAGAGAATTAAATATTTTAAATAATGAAGAATAG